One segment of Arthrobacter sp. MMS18-M83 DNA contains the following:
- a CDS encoding purine-nucleoside phosphorylase: MSNTELINTDPFEAAKAAADYIAAETGVESHDVALVLGSGWGAAADLIGETTATLTASEVPGFHAPAVEGHVGTIRSVLTKEGKRALVLGARTHYYEGKGVRAVVHGVRTAAAAGCKTLVVTNGCGGLNESWTPGTPVLISDHINLTAASPLEGATFVDLTDLYSARIRGLAREVDPTLDEGVYAQFTGPHYETPAEVQYAKRIGADLVGMSTALEAIAGRHSGMEVFGISLVTNLAAGISPVPLSHQEVIEAGQTAGARISRLLADIIAKL; encoded by the coding sequence GTGAGTAACACAGAGCTGATCAACACAGACCCATTCGAGGCCGCCAAAGCTGCGGCCGACTACATCGCGGCGGAGACCGGCGTCGAATCCCACGACGTCGCACTCGTGCTCGGCTCAGGCTGGGGCGCGGCTGCGGATCTCATAGGCGAAACGACGGCGACCCTCACGGCGTCGGAGGTTCCCGGCTTCCACGCTCCCGCCGTTGAGGGCCATGTGGGCACCATCCGCTCGGTTCTGACGAAGGAGGGCAAGCGGGCCCTGGTCCTGGGCGCGCGTACCCATTACTACGAAGGCAAAGGCGTTCGTGCGGTAGTCCACGGCGTGCGCACTGCTGCGGCCGCAGGATGCAAGACCCTGGTGGTGACCAACGGCTGCGGCGGCTTGAACGAATCCTGGACCCCCGGCACTCCCGTGCTGATCAGTGACCACATCAACCTGACAGCGGCTTCTCCCCTTGAAGGCGCCACGTTCGTCGACCTCACGGACCTATATTCCGCGCGCATCCGAGGTTTGGCCCGGGAAGTGGATCCCACGCTCGACGAAGGCGTCTACGCCCAGTTCACCGGCCCGCACTACGAAACTCCGGCCGAGGTCCAATACGCCAAGCGAATCGGCGCGGATCTGGTGGGCATGTCCACTGCTTTGGAGGCCATCGCCGGCCGGCACTCGGGCATGGAGGTCTTCGGCATTTCCCTGGTGACCAACCTGGCCGCAGGCATCAGCCCGGTACCGCTGAGCCACCAGGAAGTGATCGAGGCAGGCCAGACTGCAGGCGCGCGCATTTCCCGGCTCCTGGCGGACATCATCGCCAAGCTCTGA
- a CDS encoding YcnI family copper-binding membrane protein: MKTSHRRALKTACAATMAAGLLAFGVSAASAHVHVNPDDPAAGGYTHLTFNVPNESPTAKTVKLEVSLPTDAPFNSVSVKPVEGWKAELITSTLPKPVTVAGATVTKAVTSVVWTADATHQIGQDEYQAFSISVGVLPDAGTIIMLPATQTYTDGTVVKWDEKTVQGQPEPEHPAPSFVTTASDSAAPEAPTSSPSATPAPSAASATTSDSGSTAGWFGLAAGLIGLAAGVTALARTRSTKAN; the protein is encoded by the coding sequence ATGAAGACCTCCCACCGCCGTGCCCTCAAGACCGCCTGCGCAGCCACGATGGCCGCCGGGCTGCTCGCATTCGGCGTCTCAGCCGCTTCTGCACACGTTCACGTCAACCCCGACGACCCGGCAGCCGGTGGCTATACCCACCTGACCTTCAATGTCCCCAACGAATCGCCCACGGCAAAAACCGTCAAACTCGAAGTGTCCCTCCCCACCGACGCTCCGTTCAACTCGGTATCCGTGAAACCCGTTGAGGGCTGGAAAGCCGAACTCATCACGTCCACTCTCCCCAAACCTGTCACGGTGGCGGGAGCGACGGTCACGAAGGCCGTCACGTCAGTGGTGTGGACTGCTGACGCGACACACCAGATCGGACAGGACGAATACCAGGCGTTCTCGATCTCGGTTGGTGTCCTGCCGGATGCCGGCACCATCATCATGCTGCCCGCAACCCAAACCTACACAGATGGCACCGTGGTGAAGTGGGACGAGAAGACCGTCCAAGGCCAGCCTGAGCCCGAACACCCCGCTCCCTCGTTCGTGACCACCGCCAGTGACTCCGCCGCACCGGAGGCGCCCACGTCCTCCCCCTCAGCGACGCCCGCACCGTCAGCGGCATCGGCGACAACCAGTGACTCAGGCTCCACAGCTGGTTGGTTCGGCCTGGCAGCGGGCCTGATTGGCCTGGCGGCAGGCGTCACCGCGCTAGCGCGAACCCGGTCCACCAAAGCCAACTAG
- a CDS encoding glycoside hydrolase family 68 protein, with translation MKSHSTPNGPRRRLRSAAAFAAAAGVAATVLMASPAAQANLPADKPATTMPAPTPGFPLPSVHTQDAFDPAANFTSKWTRADAKQIMAQSNPNVTPGQNSMSPNVTMPEIPKDFPAMNDDVWVWDTWSLTDENANQISYKGWDVIFSLVADRHAGYGFDQRHWNARIGYFFRKTNADPAKDKWNYGGHLFLDNTSIGNTEWSGSTRLMQGDHVNVFYTATTFYDRAERNAGGGGIAPDAVIAKALGNIQANKDGVTFDGFQHNKLLEPDGKLYQNKAQNAGFAFRDPYTFEDPAHPGQTFMVFEGNTAGKRGDYKCTDADLGYRPGDPNAENTNTVNTTTGSWYQTASVGLAVADNKDLTQWHFLPPILSANCVNDQTERPQIFIQNENGKSKYYLFTISHQFTYADGMRGPDGVYGFVGNGVRSDFQPVNNSGLALGSPTDLNLPANNPSGNQSAQQNGRQFQAYSHYVQPGGLVQSFIDNVDGVRGGSLSPTVKINFAGGVTQVDHSFGKNGLGPFGYLPTNVRVGGEGLYK, from the coding sequence ATGAAATCTCACTCAACCCCCAACGGGCCACGCCGCCGTCTGCGGTCGGCAGCCGCGTTCGCGGCCGCTGCCGGCGTTGCCGCCACGGTGCTCATGGCATCCCCGGCAGCGCAGGCGAACCTGCCTGCCGACAAGCCGGCGACCACGATGCCGGCTCCTACACCGGGATTCCCACTGCCGAGCGTCCACACGCAGGATGCATTTGATCCTGCGGCAAACTTCACGTCCAAGTGGACGCGAGCGGATGCCAAGCAGATCATGGCCCAGAGCAATCCCAACGTGACGCCGGGCCAGAACTCCATGAGCCCCAACGTCACCATGCCGGAAATCCCGAAAGACTTCCCGGCAATGAACGACGACGTCTGGGTCTGGGACACGTGGTCCCTGACAGACGAAAACGCCAACCAGATCAGCTACAAGGGCTGGGACGTCATCTTCTCCCTCGTAGCTGACCGCCACGCGGGCTACGGCTTCGACCAGCGCCACTGGAACGCCCGAATCGGCTACTTCTTCCGCAAGACCAACGCAGACCCTGCGAAGGACAAGTGGAACTACGGCGGACACCTGTTCCTGGACAACACCTCCATCGGAAACACCGAATGGTCCGGCTCCACGCGCCTCATGCAGGGCGACCACGTCAACGTGTTCTACACGGCCACCACGTTCTACGACCGTGCAGAGCGCAACGCGGGCGGCGGCGGTATCGCTCCCGATGCAGTCATCGCCAAGGCCCTGGGCAACATCCAAGCGAACAAGGACGGCGTCACGTTCGACGGTTTCCAGCACAACAAGCTGCTTGAGCCGGACGGAAAGCTGTACCAAAACAAGGCCCAGAACGCAGGGTTCGCCTTCCGCGACCCGTACACCTTCGAGGACCCGGCCCACCCGGGCCAGACCTTCATGGTCTTCGAAGGCAACACCGCCGGAAAGCGCGGCGACTACAAGTGCACGGATGCTGATCTTGGCTACCGCCCGGGCGATCCCAACGCCGAAAACACCAACACGGTGAACACGACCACCGGTTCCTGGTACCAGACCGCGAGCGTCGGACTGGCCGTCGCAGACAACAAGGACCTGACCCAGTGGCATTTCCTGCCGCCGATCCTGTCCGCCAACTGCGTCAACGACCAGACTGAGCGCCCGCAGATCTTCATCCAGAACGAAAACGGCAAGAGCAAGTACTACCTGTTCACCATCAGCCACCAGTTCACCTATGCCGACGGCATGCGTGGCCCTGACGGCGTCTATGGCTTCGTGGGCAACGGTGTCCGTTCGGACTTCCAGCCGGTCAACAACAGCGGCCTTGCCCTTGGCTCGCCGACCGACCTGAACCTGCCGGCAAACAACCCGAGCGGCAACCAGTCGGCACAGCAGAACGGCCGGCAGTTCCAGGCCTACTCGCACTACGTGCAGCCTGGCGGCCTGGTGCAGTCCTTCATCGACAACGTTGACGGAGTCCGTGGAGGGTCGCTCTCCCCCACGGTAAAGATCAACTTCGCCGGTGGCGTCACCCAGGTTGACCACAGCTTCGGCAAGAACGGCCTCGGTCCGTTCGGTTACCTCCCCACCAACGTCCGCGTCGGCGGGGAAGGCCTCTACAAGTAG
- a CDS encoding glycoside hydrolase family 32 protein has protein sequence MLHSPDRPFHTARKAVLAVVAVVLTVFTSSCTPTPDASPSAGSSPSAVGIPAPAASESDPWRPAAHLTASQNWINDPNGLVYENGTYHAFYQHNPHGNFWGDMSWGHSTSTDLVHWTQRPVAMEGSASEEIFSGAIVPDTGNASGLGTADNPPLVALYTSSYGDGGALPKGSQAQSVAYSLDHGTSWTKYKGNPVLSLRPASNNFRDPKITWYEPGKYWVMTTVVADAQVVKLFKSTDLLHWNFLSDFTGVGAQGGLWEVPELLQMDVDGGNGLKKWVMILSINPGGIAGGSGMQYFVGEFDGTRFTAEHAAKPGNPLTDSQWLDHGADFYAANTIASAPGGKPVLLGWMGNWDYAQSVPSTPWRGSMAIPRQLSLVATGDRFELHSTIAPAAEGALTDAKSSEVHGKNLTVTDSTDSLGTDFGSRTQLIDAEMDVAASAEAGIVLRASADGKAGLRISYNRATQTLKVDRSAAGTSNFSPKFSPYHQASVPTKDGKVRLRILLDSSSVEVFTQDGSVVISDTFFPQWGNTGAAASSTGGTTSFKFSSTRQRP, from the coding sequence ATGCTCCACTCCCCTGACCGCCCGTTCCACACCGCTCGCAAGGCGGTACTCGCCGTCGTCGCCGTCGTCCTGACAGTGTTCACGAGTTCCTGCACCCCGACGCCGGATGCCTCGCCGTCCGCAGGGAGCTCGCCGTCCGCCGTCGGAATACCCGCCCCGGCGGCGTCCGAATCGGACCCGTGGCGGCCCGCCGCGCATCTGACTGCGTCGCAAAACTGGATCAACGACCCCAACGGGTTGGTCTACGAAAACGGGACCTATCACGCGTTCTACCAGCACAATCCGCACGGCAACTTCTGGGGAGACATGTCCTGGGGCCACTCCACCAGCACCGACCTAGTGCACTGGACCCAGCGGCCGGTGGCCATGGAGGGCTCCGCCAGCGAGGAAATCTTTTCAGGCGCCATCGTTCCGGATACGGGGAACGCCTCGGGACTGGGCACCGCAGACAACCCTCCACTAGTGGCGCTCTACACCAGCTCATACGGCGACGGCGGGGCGTTGCCAAAAGGCAGCCAGGCCCAGTCCGTGGCCTACAGCCTGGATCACGGGACGTCTTGGACCAAGTACAAGGGCAACCCGGTGCTGAGCCTGCGGCCGGCGTCGAACAACTTCCGCGACCCCAAGATCACCTGGTACGAACCCGGCAAATACTGGGTCATGACCACGGTGGTAGCCGATGCGCAGGTGGTGAAACTCTTCAAGTCCACGGACCTGCTGCACTGGAACTTCCTCAGCGATTTCACGGGAGTGGGTGCCCAGGGCGGACTCTGGGAAGTTCCGGAGCTGCTTCAGATGGACGTCGACGGCGGCAACGGCCTGAAAAAATGGGTCATGATCCTGAGCATCAACCCAGGAGGCATTGCGGGAGGCTCCGGGATGCAGTACTTCGTGGGCGAGTTCGACGGCACTCGGTTCACGGCGGAGCACGCCGCAAAGCCCGGCAACCCGCTGACGGACTCGCAATGGCTGGACCACGGAGCCGACTTCTACGCCGCCAACACCATCGCCTCTGCCCCCGGCGGAAAACCCGTGCTGCTCGGCTGGATGGGGAATTGGGACTATGCGCAGTCCGTACCGAGCACCCCGTGGCGCGGATCCATGGCCATCCCGCGCCAACTCAGCCTGGTAGCCACAGGAGACCGTTTCGAGCTCCATTCGACCATCGCCCCCGCCGCGGAGGGCGCGCTCACGGACGCCAAGAGCAGTGAAGTACATGGCAAAAACCTCACCGTCACCGATTCCACGGACTCCCTCGGCACCGACTTTGGTTCACGAACCCAGCTGATCGACGCCGAAATGGATGTTGCGGCCTCAGCTGAAGCTGGCATAGTGCTGCGGGCTTCGGCGGACGGGAAGGCAGGCCTCCGGATCTCGTACAACCGCGCAACCCAGACCCTCAAAGTGGATCGCTCGGCGGCAGGCACCTCCAACTTCTCGCCGAAATTCAGCCCCTACCACCAAGCCTCCGTCCCAACGAAGGACGGCAAGGTCCGCCTCCGCATCCTCTTGGATTCCTCCTCGGTAGAGGTGTTTACGCAAGACGGCTCGGTGGTCATCTCGGACACCTTCTTCCCGCAATGGGGCAACACAGGCGCGGCCGCCTCCAGCACGGGAGGCACCACGAGCTTCAAATTCAGCAGCACCCGGCAGCGACCCTGA
- a CDS encoding phospho-sugar mutase, translated as MTSSDAELEKLISDAGEWAAQDPDPITAAALTELAGLASSGVAAARQQLEDSFSGTLQFGTAGLRAALGPGPNRMNRVVVRRAAAGLAAFLKDAVAAASPGTRPRAVVGYDARHNSEVFAAESAAIFTAAGFDTFLMPSALPTPLLAYAVRALDCDGGVMVTASHNPPQDNGYKVYLGGSAVEESGRGSQIVAPYDSQIAASIEAVGPLDSIALAESGWTVLPGSITGEYQAAMAGLADPVNFPARELKIVLTPMHGVGGETAVSVLNAAGFTDVSLVEEQAEPDPDFPTVSFPNPEEPGALDLALAAAARSGADIVLANDPDADRAAVAAKDPDTGAWRMLRGDEVGALLGAHVVARHAADARQSDGTRGVFANSIVSSRLLSRIAAAAGFAHEETLTGFKWISRVPGLVYGYEEALGYCVAPELVRDKDGISASLLIAELAAAAKAEGKTIFDTLDEIYLVHGLHASDQLSIRVADLGLLDAMMNRLRADPPESFGGSAIETFVDLAEGSEQLPPTDGLLYLTKDQSRVIIRPSGTEPKLKCYLEVIKSVGSAAELAETRHAARTTLDHILADVREALGL; from the coding sequence ATGACATCGAGCGATGCCGAACTTGAAAAGCTGATATCCGACGCCGGCGAGTGGGCTGCCCAGGACCCGGACCCGATCACGGCAGCAGCACTGACCGAACTGGCCGGACTCGCCTCCAGCGGCGTCGCTGCAGCCCGCCAACAGCTTGAAGACAGCTTCAGTGGAACGCTGCAGTTCGGTACCGCGGGACTCCGCGCCGCCCTCGGTCCGGGCCCCAACAGGATGAACCGCGTGGTGGTGCGGCGGGCGGCAGCGGGTTTGGCGGCTTTCCTGAAGGACGCCGTTGCGGCGGCCTCCCCCGGAACGCGGCCGCGCGCCGTCGTCGGCTATGACGCGAGGCACAACTCGGAGGTCTTCGCGGCAGAGTCAGCCGCGATCTTCACGGCGGCCGGATTCGACACCTTCCTGATGCCTTCGGCGCTTCCTACCCCGCTTCTGGCTTACGCGGTCCGGGCCCTTGATTGCGACGGCGGCGTCATGGTCACTGCGAGCCACAACCCGCCGCAGGACAACGGTTACAAGGTGTACTTGGGCGGCAGTGCCGTGGAGGAAAGCGGCCGGGGGTCCCAGATCGTGGCACCCTACGATTCGCAGATCGCCGCAAGCATCGAAGCCGTGGGCCCTCTCGACTCCATCGCCTTGGCTGAATCCGGCTGGACGGTGCTGCCCGGCTCCATCACGGGAGAGTACCAGGCCGCTATGGCTGGCCTTGCCGACCCCGTGAATTTCCCGGCACGGGAGCTGAAGATTGTGTTGACTCCCATGCATGGCGTGGGCGGTGAAACCGCGGTCTCGGTACTGAACGCGGCCGGCTTCACTGACGTCTCACTCGTGGAAGAGCAAGCAGAACCGGATCCGGACTTCCCCACTGTCAGCTTCCCCAATCCGGAAGAGCCCGGCGCACTGGATCTGGCTTTGGCGGCAGCGGCGCGCTCGGGTGCCGACATTGTGCTGGCCAACGACCCCGACGCCGACCGCGCGGCTGTGGCGGCAAAGGACCCTGATACGGGTGCTTGGCGGATGTTGCGGGGCGACGAAGTAGGCGCCCTTCTGGGCGCCCACGTGGTCGCCCGCCATGCCGCCGACGCCCGGCAAAGCGATGGCACCCGCGGCGTTTTTGCCAATTCGATCGTCTCCTCCCGGCTGCTCTCCCGCATTGCCGCAGCGGCCGGCTTCGCCCACGAGGAAACGCTGACGGGATTCAAGTGGATTTCGCGTGTGCCGGGACTCGTCTACGGCTACGAGGAAGCCCTGGGTTACTGCGTGGCGCCGGAGCTCGTGAGGGACAAGGACGGCATTTCCGCCTCCCTGCTCATCGCCGAACTGGCGGCGGCGGCCAAGGCTGAAGGGAAGACGATCTTCGACACCTTGGACGAGATCTACCTGGTGCACGGCCTGCATGCGAGCGACCAACTCAGCATCCGGGTGGCGGACCTCGGTTTGCTGGACGCCATGATGAACCGGCTCCGGGCAGACCCGCCCGAGTCGTTCGGCGGCTCCGCCATCGAGACTTTCGTGGACCTGGCCGAGGGAAGCGAACAACTGCCGCCGACGGACGGCCTCCTCTACCTCACCAAAGACCAAAGCCGCGTCATCATCCGGCCCAGCGGCACGGAGCCAAAGCTCAAGTGCTACCTGGAGGTCATCAAGTCGGTCGGTTCCGCGGCGGAACTCGCAGAAACCCGGCACGCCGCACGGACCACCTTGGACCACATACTGGCCGACGTCCGCGAGGCGCTGGGGCTCTGA
- the nirD gene encoding nitrite reductase small subunit NirD, translated as MTVILEREEQLMGAPAASGWHRVCPLDELEVAWGEAALIDGVQVALFRVDPEKVYAVAQQDPATLANVMARGITGSRGSRPTIASPLHKEVYDLQTGECYSNPELRLAAFKTRMVDGFIEVEV; from the coding sequence ATGACCGTCATTCTGGAACGGGAAGAACAACTGATGGGCGCGCCGGCGGCGTCCGGCTGGCACCGTGTATGCCCGTTGGACGAGCTTGAGGTGGCCTGGGGCGAGGCAGCCCTGATTGACGGCGTGCAGGTGGCGCTCTTCCGCGTCGACCCCGAAAAGGTGTACGCAGTTGCCCAGCAGGACCCCGCAACTTTGGCGAATGTCATGGCCCGCGGCATCACCGGTTCCCGGGGCAGCCGTCCTACCATCGCCTCGCCGTTGCACAAGGAGGTCTACGATCTTCAAACCGGCGAGTGCTATTCCAACCCCGAGCTCCGGCTTGCTGCTTTCAAGACCCGCATGGTTGACGGCTTCATCGAAGTCGAAGTGTAG
- the nirB gene encoding nitrite reductase large subunit NirB yields MTGHTSNPENLRRIVVAGGGPAAHRFADAMHTRGLEGWHVTVLTEEAHLPYDRVTLSKALTDVGYDLTLGDMSMWEHESISLRTGERVVKINAEAKSVETAAGNSYPYDHLVVATGSDAAQLPFPGGELAHVYRTLDDVWAINKAIAELTEKLGRTVRTVTIGGGLLGLEAAAGTMELGAQATVINGSRWLMNAQLDEGAGQALGRLVSAKGLEVLTGTYPAEVLSDDDGQVTGVLMKDGRIVPADMVIASIGIRPRDELFRDGEDPADGSEPLFELGKKGGVVINDHCATPVPGIWAIGEVANFDGMCLGLVAPANTMAEIVADRLHGGQATFPGFDTATKLKLSGVDVASFGDAFARTEHSLEIVYADPARGVYQKIVTTDDAKTLLGGIFVGDATPYMSLRPMLGRELSAEPGAYLTAAGGGEAPETELPDDAILCSCNNVPAGSIRDAINGCGSCEGNAPVQELGELKTCSRAGTQCGSCVPMLKKLLEGELKKSGIEVSKALCEHFSLSRQELFDAIRVLELTSFEDILAKYGTGAGCDICKPTIASILASQNSEYVLGAGRGTLQDTNDRALANMQKDGTYSVVPRIAGGEITPKGLGVIARVAEKYGLYTKITGGQRIDMFGARLEQLPDIWKELVEAGFESGQAYGKSLRTVKSCVGSTWCRFGVQDSVAMAINLELRYRGLRSPHKLKMGVSGCARECAEARGKDVGVIATDKGWNLYVGGNGGFQPAHAQLLAQDLDDDTLIKYIDRYLMYYIRTADRLQRTARWQEELDGGLQHIQDVIIHDSLGIAEDLEAAIARHIDTYQDEWAETLKDPERLRRFRSFVNAPDQKDEAITFVPERGQIRPATNEEKGGVLISSASISVRSGNESAGEGK; encoded by the coding sequence GTGACCGGACACACTTCCAACCCAGAAAACCTGCGCCGTATTGTTGTCGCCGGTGGAGGCCCAGCGGCCCACCGATTCGCCGACGCCATGCACACCCGCGGTCTTGAGGGCTGGCACGTCACGGTCCTGACCGAGGAGGCGCACCTCCCGTACGACCGCGTCACGCTCAGCAAGGCCCTCACCGACGTGGGCTATGACCTCACCTTGGGCGACATGTCCATGTGGGAGCACGAATCCATCTCCCTGCGCACCGGCGAGCGAGTGGTCAAGATCAACGCTGAAGCTAAATCAGTGGAAACCGCGGCCGGCAACAGCTACCCCTACGACCACCTGGTGGTCGCCACCGGCTCGGACGCGGCACAACTCCCGTTCCCCGGCGGCGAGCTCGCCCATGTCTACCGCACCCTCGACGACGTCTGGGCCATCAACAAGGCCATTGCCGAACTCACGGAGAAGCTCGGCCGCACTGTCCGGACCGTGACCATCGGTGGCGGACTTCTCGGCTTGGAGGCAGCGGCCGGCACCATGGAGCTCGGAGCGCAAGCCACCGTCATCAACGGTTCACGCTGGCTCATGAACGCCCAGCTTGATGAAGGCGCAGGCCAGGCATTGGGCCGGCTCGTCTCTGCCAAGGGGCTCGAAGTTCTTACGGGAACCTATCCCGCCGAAGTATTGTCCGACGACGACGGCCAGGTCACGGGTGTCCTCATGAAGGACGGCCGTATCGTCCCCGCTGACATGGTCATCGCGTCCATCGGCATCCGTCCCCGCGACGAACTGTTCCGCGACGGCGAGGATCCCGCCGATGGCAGCGAACCGCTTTTCGAACTGGGCAAGAAGGGTGGCGTGGTCATCAACGACCACTGTGCCACTCCAGTCCCCGGCATTTGGGCGATCGGTGAGGTCGCCAACTTCGATGGCATGTGCCTGGGGCTCGTCGCTCCCGCGAACACGATGGCCGAGATCGTGGCCGACCGCCTGCACGGCGGACAGGCGACCTTCCCCGGCTTCGACACCGCCACCAAGCTCAAGCTCTCCGGCGTGGACGTGGCCAGCTTCGGGGACGCGTTCGCCAGGACCGAGCACTCCCTGGAAATCGTCTACGCGGACCCGGCCCGGGGCGTGTACCAGAAGATCGTCACCACCGACGACGCCAAGACCCTGCTCGGCGGCATCTTCGTCGGCGACGCCACCCCCTACATGAGCCTGCGCCCCATGCTCGGCCGGGAACTGTCCGCCGAACCCGGCGCCTACCTCACCGCCGCAGGCGGCGGGGAAGCCCCCGAAACCGAGCTCCCGGACGACGCGATCCTGTGCTCGTGCAACAACGTGCCCGCCGGATCCATCCGGGACGCCATCAACGGCTGCGGCTCCTGCGAGGGCAACGCCCCCGTCCAGGAGCTGGGCGAACTGAAGACCTGCTCCCGGGCCGGCACCCAGTGCGGGTCCTGCGTGCCGATGCTCAAGAAGCTCCTCGAAGGGGAACTGAAGAAATCCGGCATCGAGGTCTCCAAGGCCCTCTGCGAGCACTTCAGCCTCTCCCGCCAGGAACTCTTCGACGCCATCCGGGTCCTGGAACTGACCTCCTTCGAGGACATCCTGGCCAAATACGGCACCGGCGCGGGCTGTGACATCTGCAAACCCACCATCGCCTCCATCCTCGCCTCCCAGAACAGCGAATACGTCCTGGGCGCGGGCCGGGGCACCCTGCAGGACACCAACGACCGCGCCCTGGCCAACATGCAAAAAGACGGCACCTACTCCGTGGTCCCGCGCATCGCCGGCGGCGAAATCACCCCCAAGGGCCTGGGCGTCATTGCCCGCGTCGCCGAGAAATACGGCCTGTACACGAAGATCACCGGCGGGCAGCGCATCGACATGTTCGGCGCCCGCCTTGAGCAGCTCCCGGACATCTGGAAGGAACTGGTCGAGGCCGGCTTCGAGTCGGGCCAGGCGTACGGCAAGAGCCTGCGCACCGTGAAATCCTGCGTCGGCTCCACCTGGTGCCGCTTCGGCGTCCAGGACTCCGTGGCCATGGCCATCAACCTCGAGCTGCGCTACCGGGGCCTGCGCAGTCCCCACAAACTCAAGATGGGGGTCTCCGGCTGCGCCCGCGAATGCGCCGAAGCCCGCGGCAAGGACGTCGGCGTGATCGCCACCGACAAGGGCTGGAACCTGTACGTCGGCGGCAACGGCGGCTTCCAGCCCGCCCACGCCCAGCTCCTGGCCCAGGACCTCGACGACGACACCCTGATCAAATACATCGACCGCTACCTCATGTACTACATCCGCACCGCCGACCGGCTCCAGCGCACCGCCCGCTGGCAGGAAGAACTCGACGGTGGCCTCCAACACATCCAGGACGTCATCATCCACGACTCCCTCGGCATCGCCGAGGACCTCGAAGCCGCCATCGCCCGGCACATCGACACCTACCAGGACGAATGGGCCGAAACCCTCAAGGACCCCGAACGGCTTCGCCGCTTCCGCTCCTTCGTCAACGCCCCCGACCAGAAAGACGAAGCCATCACCTTCGTCCCCGAACGCGGCCAAATCCGCCCCGCCACCAACGAGGAAAAGGGCGGCGTCCTCATTTCTTCCGCAAGCATCTCCGTCCGGTCCGGCAATGAATCCGCAGGTGAAGGGAAATGA
- the cobA gene encoding uroporphyrinogen-III C-methyltransferase, with the protein MQLSIDLTGRDVLVTGSAHAARQAVRRYEAAGAVVYRLSTPDGAEGDGPLPERPFLVAAVDDGEPGWEPLLERCREAGIPIAIEPAAGEPGHVTLVGGGPGALDLLTVGAVNALRDADVVFYDRLAPYQELVRLTSAELVDVGKRPGHHKVAQCDIEKLMVEAALAGKNVVRLKGGDPYVFGRGGEEVAACTQAGVPVRVISGVTSAISVPAAAGIPVTHREVSHMFTVVSGHAPLTEKEHTHLAGLGGTIVVLMGIGTLPQLAAGLRRAGMDAGMPVAVVERGYRPGQRTTIAELGTIESAASGCSNPAVLVIGEVVRVAEANHNHAEASAELSRLAASLLEA; encoded by the coding sequence GTGCAGCTCTCTATTGATCTCACCGGCCGCGACGTTCTGGTCACCGGTTCGGCCCACGCCGCCCGGCAAGCCGTCCGCCGCTACGAAGCCGCCGGCGCCGTCGTCTACCGTCTCAGCACGCCGGACGGTGCCGAAGGTGACGGCCCGCTGCCAGAGCGCCCGTTCCTCGTCGCAGCCGTCGACGACGGCGAGCCCGGTTGGGAGCCGCTGCTCGAACGTTGCCGGGAAGCCGGGATCCCCATCGCCATCGAACCGGCCGCCGGCGAGCCTGGCCACGTCACGCTGGTCGGCGGCGGTCCCGGCGCCCTGGATCTGCTCACCGTCGGCGCGGTCAACGCGCTGCGCGACGCCGACGTCGTCTTCTACGACCGCCTGGCCCCCTACCAGGAACTGGTGCGCCTTACCTCCGCGGAACTGGTGGACGTCGGCAAGCGCCCCGGCCATCACAAAGTGGCCCAGTGCGACATTGAGAAGCTCATGGTCGAGGCCGCCTTGGCAGGCAAGAACGTTGTCCGGCTCAAGGGCGGTGACCCCTACGTGTTCGGCCGCGGCGGCGAAGAAGTCGCCGCGTGCACCCAGGCAGGTGTCCCAGTCCGCGTCATCTCCGGAGTCACCAGCGCCATCTCCGTCCCCGCGGCCGCCGGCATCCCCGTCACCCACCGCGAGGTCAGCCACATGTTCACCGTGGTCTCCGGCCACGCCCCGTTGACAGAGAAGGAACACACCCATCTGGCAGGCCTCGGCGGGACCATCGTGGTGCTGATGGGCATCGGGACCCTCCCGCAGTTGGCTGCCGGCCTGCGCCGGGCGGGAATGGATGCCGGAATGCCCGTGGCCGTCGTCGAGCGCGGCTACCGTCCCGGCCAGCGCACCACCATCGCCGAACTCGGCACCATCGAATCCGCAGCCTCCGGCTGCAGCAACCCGGCCGTCCTGGTCATCGGCGAGGTGGTCCGGGTGGCCGAAGCCAACCACAATCATGCCGAAGCCTCCGCAGAACTGAGCCGGCTCGCGGCTTCGCTCCTTGAAGCCTGA